Proteins co-encoded in one Oreochromis aureus strain Israel breed Guangdong linkage group 3, ZZ_aureus, whole genome shotgun sequence genomic window:
- the LOC120438849 gene encoding GTPase IMAP family member 4-like has translation SVSDLRLVLLGKTGEGKSSSGNSILGRDAFREISSHSSVAAECSKQQERVVKKMVSVVDTPGLFDTFLPEDVVKREISKCINMSAPGPHAILLVIKVGRFTAEERDAVKKVEEIFGEGAWRYTIIIFTHGDVVESDLDETLEEAGAELQEVLQKAGNRYHVFNNLKTNDRRQVLNLLEKVDKMVADNGGEFYSNYTYLEVEEMLKRRESELREFFKKKLMEAQEEKQQVEERMRSELEELRRYYHMLESGVGQVVEQVAKDDSLDEILTNFHHTLKLNGAVSDSCTELAPSVM, from the exons tCAGTGTCTGATCTCAGGCTGGTTCTGCTTGGGAAGACTGGAGAAGGAAAGAGTTCCAGTGGAAACAGCATACTGGGAAGAGATGCCTTCAGAGAAATCTCCAGTCACTCATCAG TGGCTGCTGAATGCTCCAAGCAGCAGGAAAGGGTGGTGAAGAAGATGGTCTCTGTGGTCGACACTCCCGGCCTCTTTGACACCTTCCTGCCTGAAGACGTTGTGAAGAGGGAGATCTCCAAATGCATCAACATGTCGGCCCCGGGGCCCCACGCCATCCTGCTGGTCATCAAGGTTGGACGCTTCACAGCAGAGGAAAGAGACGCTGTGAAGAAGGTGGAGGAGATCTTTGGAGAGGGTGCCTGGAGGTacaccatcatcatcttcactCACGGAGATGTAGTTGAGTCAGACTTGGACGAGACCTTGGAGGAGGCAGGAGCTGAGCTGCAGGAGGTCCTGCAGAAGGCTGGAAACAGATACCACGTCTTCAACAACCTCAAAACCAACGACCGCCGCCAAGTCCTCAATCTGCTGGAGAAGGTGGATAAGATGGTGGCAGACAACGGAGGAGAGTTTTACTCCAACTACACCTACCTGGAAGTTGAAGAAATGCTAAAGAGGAGAGAGTCGGAGCTCAGAGAGTTCTTCAAGAAGAAGCTGATGGAGGCTCAGGAGGAGAAACAGCAGGTGGAGGAACGGATGAGGTCTGAGCTGGAGGAGTTGAGGCGGTATTACCACATGTTAGAGAGCGGAGTCGGTCAGGTCGTGGAGCAGGTGGCCAAAGACGACTCCTTAGATGAAATCCTCACCAATTTCCACCACACCCTGAAACTGAACGGAGCTGTTTCTGACTCTTGTACAGAGCTGGCACCATCAGTTATGTAG